The following are encoded together in the Montipora capricornis isolate CH-2021 chromosome 5, ASM3666992v2, whole genome shotgun sequence genome:
- the LOC138049289 gene encoding advillin-like gives MPVAETKAKGFPGAGMKPGLEIWRIESFKPVKLDPKEHGKFYTGDSYIVLYTKKVGGEADIFFWLGPETTQDESGAAAQLACMLDDELGGFPVQHRVVGGHEDNKFSKLFKSMSLLKGGHASGFKEGKKKFEKALLQVKGKRKVYASQVPLSVASLNQGDCFVFDCGRKIFVWIGKESNKKERLNACRYAQELRDEERAGLASVSLIDTPEEEEEFFYHLTGNKRIVPITKEGESDKDHEQVLKLNLYRVKEEESGNITMKETGSKPLGRHDLDSDDVFILETGFSIYVWLGKKATRGEKAQALRDAEGFISARQLNPNTTVKVVKEDVEPTEFKQYFNPWEKAVSYGNTKVYQAGVGIATKEKLDQRPKFEVKSMHERRVSVTNNSLPDDGSGTVKVWRIEDFERRDVPEDNHGVFYSGDCYVILYTYLKNSKEYRIIYFWLGNDSTADEQGAAAAHAVEIDDEFGGDPYQVRVCEGKEPLHFFMIFKHRLLIYQGGHASGFKNVKDQAFSSDTRLFQVRVTGNNARVVEVAPLAQSLNSNDVFLLNNPQARFLWLGKKSIGDEKDCARNVEQKISNGPDFELIVESKEPDIFWQLLGGRADYDGTSIKTSASEENGDNSDNPARLFHCSDASGRFTVNEIIDFGQEDLEEDDVMILDAWSQLFVWVGKEARKEEKKEAIRTAVEYIKTDPRERIPDMTMSVIKQGAEPAKFKSFFVAWEPQMWNKKMTYEDQIRAIKEGNDKVDESKWTLTEWNEKLKPKNFPLEILRKKGEELPEEVDPTKKELHLEDAQFEELFRMSKEAWEKVPLWKKNQRKKELDLF, from the exons ATGCCAGTTGCAGAAACAAAGGCAAAGGGGTTCCCAGGTGCTGGGATGAAACCGGGGTTGGAAATTTGGAGAATTGAG TCTTTTAAGCCAGTCAAGCTTGACCccaaagaacatggaaaatTTTATACCGGAGACTCCTACATTGTATTGTAT aCTAAAAAGGTTGGAGGGGAAGCAGATATATTCTTTTGGCTGGGTCCAGAAACCACTCAG GATGAATCTGGTGCTGCTGCACAGCTTGCTTGCATGCTAGATGATGAACTTGGTGGTTTTCCTGTTCAACACCGAGTG GTTGGAGGCCATGAGGATAACAAGTTCAGTAAACTTTTTAAATCCATGAG TTTGCTTAAGGGTGGACATGCGAGTGGTTTCaaagaaggaaagaagaaaTTTGAGAAAGCTTTGCTTCAAGTCAAGGGAAAGAGAAAAGTCTATGCATCACAG GTTCCATTGTCTGTGGCCTCTCTCAATCAAggagattgttttgtttttgattgtggACGGAAAATTTTTGTGTGGATTGGAAAGGAAAGCAATAAAAAGGAGAGGTTAAAT GCTTGCCGTTATGCCCAAGAGCTCAGAGACGAGGAAAGAGCAGGATTAGCAAGTGTCTCTCTAATTG ATACtccagaggaagaagaagagttTTTTTATCACTTGACTGGCAATAAACGCATTGTGCCAATCACCAAGGAAGGGGAAAGTGACAAAGATCATGAACAAGTCCTCAAACTCAATTTATACAG ggtcaaagAAGAGGAGTCTGGAAATATCACAATGAAGGAGACTGGAAGCAAACCTCTTGGGCGTCATGATTTGGATTCTGAT GACGTTTTTATTCTAGAGACTGGGTTCTCCATTTACGTATGGCTAGGAAAGAAAGCAACTAGGGGTGAAAAGGCTCAAGCGCTCAGAGATGCCGAG gGGTTTATATCAGCAAGGCAGTTAAATCCAAACACTACGGTGAAAGTTGTCAAGGAAGATGTAGAACCAACTGAATTTAAGCAGTACTTTAACCCATGGGAAAAGGCTGTTTCCTATGGAAACACGAAGGTCTACCAGGCAGGAGTTGGCATAGCAACAAAAG AGAAACTTGACCAAAGACCAAAATTTGAAGTGAAATCCATGCATGAAAGAAGGGTTTCAGTTACTAACAACTCTCTCCCGGATGACGGCTCTGGTACTGTGAAAGTTTGGCGAATAGAAGATTTTGAACGTAGAGACGTACCTGAAGATAATCATGGCGTCTTCTACTCTGGAGACTGTTACGTTATTTTGTATACTTACCTGAAAAACTCCAAGGAATATcgcattatttacttttggctG GGAAATGACAGCACAGCAGATGAACAAGGAGCTGCCGCGGCTCATGCTGTAGAGATAGACGACGAGTTTGGTGGTGATCCCTATCAG GTTCGTGTCTGTGAGGGGAAGGAACCATTGCATTTCTTTATGATCTTCAAGCACAGACTGCTCATCTATCAA GGTGGTCATGCCAGTGGCTTCAAGAACGTCAAAGATCAGGCATTTTCCTCTGATACGCGTCttttccaagttcgagtgacgGGAAACAATGCAAGGGTTGTTGAG GTGGCGCCGTTAGCCCAATCTCTGAACAGCAATGATGTATTCCTTCTAAACAATCCACAAGCTCGTTTCCTTTGGCTGGGTAAAAAGAGCATTGGTGATGAGAAAGACTGTGCGAGAAACGTTGAACAGAAAATTTCCAATGGACCTGATTTTGAATTGATCGTGGAGTCCAAAGAACCGGACATTTTCTGGCAGTTACTTGGTGGAAGAGCAGATTATGATGGCACTTCAATCAAGACGTCTGCG AGTGAAGAGAACGGAGACAATTCCGACAACCCAGCGAGACTATTCCATTGCTCCGATGCCTCGGGCAGATTCACGGTGAATGAGATTATAGACTTTGGTCAAGAAGATCTGGAGGAAGACGACGTGATGATCCTTGATGCCTGGAGTCAGCTGTTTGTTTGGGTTGGAAAAGAAGCGAGAAAAGAGGAGAAGAAAGAGGCAATTAGAACTGCGGTG GAATACATAAAAACTGATCCACGAGAGCGGATACCAGACATGACCATGTCTGTGATAAAGCAAGGAGCCGAGCCAGCGAAATTCAAGTCATTCTTTGTTGCTTGGGAACCGCAAATGTGGAACAAAAAGATGACTTATGAAGACCAAATCAGAGCCATTAAAGAGGGCAACGACAAAGTGGATGAGTCCAAATGGACCTTG ACGGAATGGAATGAGAAACTCAAGCCGAAGAATTTTCCTTTGGAGATTTTGCGGAAGAAGGGCGAGGAATTACCCGAGGAGGTTGATCCCACAAAGAAAGAG ttgcatctggaagatgccCAGTTTGAAGAACTCTTTCGTATGTCGAAGGAAGCTTGGGAAAAGGTTCCTCTTTGGAAAAAGAACCAAAGGAAGAAAGAACTGGATTTGTTTTAA
- the LOC138048792 gene encoding class A basic helix-loop-helix protein 15-like, whose protein sequence is MFNPEVQKLNFAPRVDSNMSHSLQVNEPHSFFSDNIMMTSANGLSCFKAGPDTFPGHPTCDSDFAKGIYNLRPRGSTTAALPVVPAKFEPAEIAPQPAKPKRQRNSLKKRLLVNARERDRMRVLNNGFQALRDALPCYIADGHMAKITTLRLAINYIKALNEVLNEDTEPLIPPKPQRTPAPLQHPATSTLPCTHSRMQPIPNQSSHFKQTLPPINVITTARM, encoded by the exons ATGTTCAATCCCGAAGTGCAGAAGTTGAACTTCGCCCCACGAGTAGATAGTAACATGTCTCACAGCTTGCAAGTCAACGAGCCTCATTCGTTTTTTAGCGATAACATCATGATGACTTCAGCGAATGGTTTGAGCTGTTTCAAAGCTGGTCCTGACACATTCCCTGGTCACCCGACCTGCGATTCTGATTTCGCCAAAGGGATCTACAATCTGCGTCCTAGAGGATCCACCACTGCTGCTCTCCCTGTAGTACCTGCAAAATTCGAACCTGCGGAAATCGCGCCGCAACCAGCCAAGCCAAAACGCCAGCGCAATTCCTTGAAGAAACGTCTGCTCGTCAACGCCCGTGAACGCGACCGTATGCGTGTTTTAAACAACGGTTTCCAAGCGCTACGCGATGCTCTACCGTGCTATATCGCAGATGGCCATATGGCTAAGATAACTACTTTGCGACTGGCTATAAACTACATCAAAGCCCTGAATGAGGTTCTCAATGAAGACACCGAGCCTTTAATTCCTCCAAAGCCGCAGCGCACCCCAGCGCCTTTACAACATCCAGCAACTTCCACCTTACCCTGTACCCACTCGAGGATGCAGCCGATTCCAAACCAGTCGAGTCACTTCAAACAGACACTTCCGCCGATCAAT GTCATAACCACTGCAAGGATGTGA